The Brevibacillus humidisoli DNA segment TGGTGTTCGTATGACAACCCGGTGGCAACCGGCGACCAACCATAGAAGTCAAATCGCCTGACTACCCATCGAATAGCCAGCCCCTCTATGGAGTGCCGTCTTTGTCTTCTCCTCCTGCCGATCGATGTACCACCTGCCACCATTCATTCTCGTCTGTGCTGCCATATCTACTGATCTCAAGGAGGAGTATAGATGAAGCGGTTTTTCAAGCTTCTTTTCTGGTTTGGCTATCAAGAGGCCTTATCCTGTTTGTTTCCTGCCTTTATCTTCCTGTCCCTGGCCATCTCCCAACTGATCACCATCCCGGGGCTGCCTCGCTATGACCTTCTGCTGCTGCTCTGCATCGGGATGCAGGTCTACATGGTCAAAAGCGGGCTGGAGACACGTGACGAGTTGAAGGTGATCACCCTGTTCCACTTGATCGGTCTTGGTCTGGAGATTTTCAAGGTGCACATGGGGTCGTGGTCGTATCCAGAGGCAGCCTACAGCAAGCTGTTTGGGCGTCCCGCTCTACAGCGGCTTTATGTACGCCAGCGTCGCCAGCTACCTCTGTCAGGCCTAGCGGAGGCTTGACGTGGCCATTCTCCGTTGGCCTGTCGCGACGTTCACCGTTCCGCTGGGAGCGGCCATTTACCTCAACTTTTTTACTCATCACTTCATTTGGGATATTCGCTGGTTGTTGATCCTGCTGATGTTCGTGGTCTTTTGGCGGTCGCATGTCCTCTTTTCGGTGGCCGGTCAACGCTTTTCGATGCCGCTCTCGCTCTCCTTTTTCCTCATCGGCTTTTTTGTCTGGATTGCGGAGAACATCGCCACTTTTCTCGGTGCCTGGCAGTATCCCAACCAACGCAGCGGCTGGGATCTGGTGCACGCGAGTAAAATCAGTTCGTGGTTTTTGCTGATCATCGTCAGTTTTATCATTGTCGCTCAGCTCAAACACGTAAAAGCCCATTTGCAGCGAGACCCTGCCACACCTCCCGTTCATAAGGCCTAATTCCATGGCTGCATCGGGTGGGGCCTCTTACTTAGCGAATCAGCGGAGCAGTCTTCCCGTTTTGTTCGCCAAACCAGACGAGGTGACTGATCGCCGCCAAAAACATCACGAGAAAGCTGAGAAAAAAGGAGTCGCTGCTGCTGGCGAGTGCGCCGGCAGCGAGCGGACCTGCGATCGCCCCTACAGACAACACGGCAGAATAGAGACTAAACGCACTGCCATAACTCTCCGTGCTGGAGTGCTGCATCAACTTGGTCGTCATCGCCGGAAACAACAGACCGAGACCGGCTCCGAAGAGACACATGGTCAGATGCAGCGTAAGGGGTGATTCAACTGCCAATGCGTACAGAACCAACCCCAATCCAACCAGCCCGATGAAACTGCGCCAGGTCGTGGAAAGCCGATTGATCCACAGCTGGCTTAATACCGCTAACGAGCCAACCCCCATCAGGCTAAACAACAGTCCGGTCACAGTCGGTGGCAGTCCCTGACGGTGAATCAGCAGCGGAATCTCATACATAATCGTCCCCTGTGCGTAGGTTATGGCAAAACTGCTGGCAAACACTGGGATCGTTGCTGGAGAAACACGCGTCCCCAACCAGGAAGGCTCCACAGGTCGTGGTGATCGCCGTCGAGGTGGCTCAACCCGGCTTCTCTCCCCTTGCAGCTTCGAGTCATGCCGCCGGAGTCTTTTCTCGTATCGATTCTCCTGTGGCAGCAGCATCACTGCGATCAGACCGGCCAGCAGCATCACCCCGCCAAGCGTATAAAACGAACCGATATAGCCTACATGAGCGGCCAGGAACCCGCCTATGCCAGGCGAGACAATGGAGGCTATCGTGATCACCATGCCGTTTTTGGCCATGACCCTCCCTTTCTCCTCCTCCGTCTTTCCGATCGCACCCAGCAGGGCGTAACAAGCGGGAGTAACAAACGCCATCGTAAACCCGAGCAGAAGACGAAGCACAAACAATGCCTGTGGCGTTGTCGCATAGGCATGGCCAGCCAGCAAGCATCCAGCGGCGATCAGACCTGCACTAATCCATCGTTTCTTGCTGTACCGGTCCAACAGCGGCCCGGCTACGAGATTACCCGCCAAATTACTCATAGAGTAGGCTCCCAGGAGGATGCCGATCATCACGGATGTCGCTCCCATCGAGGCAATATACGGAGAGAGAAACGGCAGTTGAGCATGCATGTCGAACGACGCGAGAAACAAAATGGCAAACAGCAGCCAGACGCGGTTCTGCACGATTTCTTCCACCCCTTGTCTATGTCGCTTTCGTCCCAAGTATATGTGGCGGAGGGCAAAAAAAGCAGTATAATCCGGTTCAAAAAATAGAGCGGTAGCATGCGTACCGCTCCCGCTGCCGCTTCAGACGCTCTCTTTTTTTCAGCATCTGTATCAACTCAACTGCTGTGACTCAGCACAAAACAAAAGCATCTGCCGCCATCCGTGCGGAGATGCTTGTCACACTGGTCCCCATTATTGCGAAACAGGGAAGCTTGAATAGATTCGTTTGGAGCGTTCAGCTCTGACTCTTTGCACCGTTATACCGGAGCCGCTTTCAAACCCAGCGAACTCTCATGGAACGCGAGATCGGGATACTTCTCTTGCGCCATGCGAAGCTGGTACTCACTCTCAAACAGCATCACCGGACGATTGTAGCGATCGCGCATGGTCTGGCTGCGGTTGAGCAGCTTGTCGATCGTTGCCTTGTCACCGTCGAGCCAGCGTGCGATCTGATAGGAGAGGCGCTGCATCAGAATCTCCACTCCATACTCTGCCCGCAGGCGGTGTTCCAGCACCTCAAACTGCAGTACGCCAACCACGCCGACGATCAATTCTTCCATCGGGTACGTCCGGAAGAGTTGAACCGTCCCTTCCTCCGTCAACTGCGCGATCCCTTTTTGGAACTGCTTGTGCTTCATCGCATCTTTCACCGTCACCTTGGCGAAGAATTCCGGCGAGAAGTGGGGCATCTCCTCGTATTCAAACGATTCCCCGATACAAAGCGTGTCTCCGATTTGAAAGATCCCCGGATCAAACAGGCCAATCACATCGCCCGCATACGACTCCTCCACAATCGCCCGATCCTGCGCCATAAACTGCAGCGGTTGAGACAGTTTGATCTCCCGTCCCAGTCGGACATGTCGAACCGCCATGCCCCGTTCAAAACGGCCGGAACAAATGCGTAGAAAAGCGACACGGTCGCGGTGCGCCGGGTTCATATTAGCCTGAATCTTAAAGATAAACCCGGAAAACGGCCGCGTATACGGATCGATCGGGCCAATCGAACTCCTCTTGGCAGAAGGTGCCGGAGCCATCGAGAGAAAATTGTCGAGAAAGGTTTGCACGCCGAAGTTGTTAATCGCACTGCCGAAGAAAACTGGGGTGAGTTCTCCCTTGTCTATCAGCTCAGCATCATAAGCATCTCCAGCGACGTCAAGCAGTCCGACCTCCTCCTGCAGTTGCTCGCACAGTGAGCTTCCCACACGCTCCCCTATCCGCGGATCATCCGGACCACTCACCTCAACGAACGAGATCTCTCGATGGTCGCTTCCTTCCTCGTACAATTCGACCCGGGATTTCTGGCGGTCGTACACGCCACAGAGATGACTGCCCATGCCAATCGGCCAGTTCATCGGATAGGATCGGATGCCAAGCACCCTCTCCAGCTCCTCCAGCAGTTCAAACGGATCTTTGCCGTGCCGGTCCAATTTGTTGATAAAAGTAAAGATCGGGATGCCACGCATCCGGCACACCTTAAACAGCTTGATCGTCTGAGCCTCTACCCCTTTGGCCGCATCGATAATCATCACGGCCGCATCGGCTGCTGTCAGAGTCCGATAAGTATCCTCACTGAAATCCTCGTGGCCCGGTGTATCCAGGATATTGATGTGATGTCCTTTGTAAGAAAACTCCATCGCACTGGAGGTGACAGATATACCCCGTTTTTTCTCGATTTCCATCCAGTCCGAGGTAGCGAACTTGCTGTTCTTGCGCGCCTTCACCATCCCCGCCTCACGAATCGCTCCACCGTAGTAGAGCAGCTTTTCGGTCATGGTCGTTTTACCTGCATCGGGGTGGGAAATAATTGCAAATGTACGCCGTTTGGCGATTTCTTCTTTCCACTTCGCCTGTTCAGTACTCATCCTCATTCTCCTATGTGATCGATTCTACTTATCGTAATATGCATACGATTATACAGGGATTTTCGCTCCTGTAAAAGCGTCAGGATTTGCAATCGACACGAGGTGATCACGTCATATTGCCTCCGCTGCAGCGACACAAAAACTGCCGAGAGATCTGAACTGGTTTTTTTAACCGCTTTCGTTATAATAGTGGTAAAATATTTTTGAACAACTAACCGAGGAGGATACATATGTCATCTGGCAATCAGGAGAAACTGGTCCGAGATTTTCAGGAATACGTGAAAAAAATGGTGAGCTATACGCAAGCCATTTCCATTTTGCATTGGGATATGCGCACACAGGCACCACGCAAAGGAATGGAAGCGCGCGCCCAATTGATCAGTGTGCTGGCGGGCGAACATTTTTCCCTGTCCACTGCCCCTCAATTCGGGGAGTACCTGGAGGCGCTCAGTGATCCGGCCATTTACAATACACTGGACCCGATTCTGCAGGGAACGGTTCGGGAGTGCAAAAAAGATTACGAACGCAGCCGCAAGCTTCCACCGCACCTGTACAAGGAGTTCGTTCTGCTGACCAACCAGGCGGAAACGATCTGGGAAGAAGCACGGGAGAAGAGCGATTTCTCGTTGTTCCGCCCCTATCTGGAAAAAATCGTACAGATGTCCATTCAATTCGTCGATTACTGGGGCTACGAGGGCAACAAGTACAACACGCTGCTTGACATCTACGAGCCTGGCATGACCGTTGACCAGCTTGACCAGATGTTTGCTGCGCTGCGGGAAAAAACTGTTCCGCTTGTCTCTGCCATTGCCGCATCGCCACATAAGCCGGATAGCAGCTGCCTGACACAATCGTTCGCTCTCGCTGAGCAAGAAGCTTTCAGCCGTTACATACTAGAACAGATCGGTTACGATTTCCAAGCAGGACGCATAGATCGCAGTGTCCACCCGTTTGCCACCGGCTTCGCTCCGACGGATGTGCGGATTACCACCCGCTACGACCAGAATCACTTCAATGTAGCACTGTTTAGCTGCATCCATGAGGCGGGTCACGCCATCTATGAGCAGAACATCTCGATGGATTTGTTTGGAACACCGCTGTGTGACGGTGCCTCCATGGGCATTCATGAGTCTCAATCCCGTTTCTGGGAGAACATGGTAGGAAGAAGCCGCGGCTTCTGGGATCACTTCTATCCCGACCTGCTGAAGGCGTTTCCTGCACAGTTTTCAGGCGTTAGCATCGAGCAGTTCTATGGTGCCATCAACGAAGTGACCCCGTCGATGATTCGCGTAGAAGCAGATGAACTAACCTATAACCTGCACATCATGATCCGCTATGAGATTGAAAAAGGCTTGATCAATCAGACGATCGAAGTAGGCGAACTGCCCCAGATCTGGAACGCCAAGATGAAAGAATACCTGGACATCGTTCCGCAAAATGACAGCGATGGTGTACTGCAGGATGTACACTGGTCAGGCGGCAGCTTTGGCTACTTCCCTACCTATTCGCTGGGCAACGTGTACGCGGCTCAGTTCGCCCATACAATGAAGCAGCAGATCAGCGGATACGAACAATTGATTGCAAACGGCCAGTTCGAGCCGATTCGCAGTTGGTTGAAAAAGAACATCCACCAGTACGGCAAACTGAAAAGCCCAAGCCAGTTGGTTCAAGATGTAACTGGCGAATCGGTAAACGCCGATTATCTGGTAGACTACCTGCAAAGCAAGTACAAAGCGATATACCAGTTGTAAACAAACGTGATTGACGCTGCGATGATTCGCAGTTGACAGCGGGCCGGCGGACATCCCCCGGCCCGTGCCATTGATCACTGCCGACACAACTGCCACTGTGCCCGTATGTAAGGGGACGAATGCAAGCGACACTGGACGTGCAAAAGGCATTGGCGCGGTATAGAAAGCCGTTCCCATTGTCGCGGGAGATGCAGACTACTGAGCGCCACCCTGAAGATCAGGGTCATCATCTACGTATCGCACACTGTGATCGATCCGCCAACTAGGATCTTCATCAAAGTGAAAATTGGGGTATGACCATCCTTCGTACCAGACATTCATCTCGAATCCGTCGTTCTGCGGTTCTGACTCGATATAGACGCCATGCGAAAAGAAGAACTCCCCGACGTGGAGAGGAAGGTTTACATCGCACAGGAGACAGTCATTCTGTAAGTTCCAGACAACATGGTCATCGTCAAGCTCGAAATCAAGATCAATCTGCACAGGAGGATAATCTGCCTGCTCCCGGGCATCTTCCATGATACCAAACGAAAGGCTTACTTTGCTGGCTGCCGCATCGGAAGGCTCTGGATCGAGTAAATCGAGATTGGCATCCTGCTTCCACCATTGCGCCTTGAGGCCAAATAGAATGCGGTTAGGATAGGCAGCATGCTCCGGTTCAAAGGTATGATCAGCACGCAACTGATAATAATCGATCTTAGATGAACTCTCGTCCTGTTTATATACACGATATTCTGTCTGCCAAAACGCTGCCTTTTCATCCGGCATGACCCATAATGCCAATACTTTGGCTTGTGGCTGATCATCGAAGCCGTTCCGCAGAATTCTACCCCATTGGTTGTCCGCCATTCTTTTTGTCGCTTCGCTGGATTTCTTCCCCTTTTGTTTGGAATTAATCACACCTTTTGCGATAGCTGATTGAATAGTTTGTCGCGATACATCAGCATCCTTCTTGGCGTATACATAAATGGGTACATACCCGGTTTGATCGGTGAACATTGCCAAAGCCAACCATTCCATTTGCACGTCATGCTGAATGATGCTCAGTCCCAAATACCCTGCCTCTTCCAGCTCAGATATCTTTCCCACTTGCGGCTCAAACATGACGATCCCACCATCTTGCAATCTCTGTTCCGCCTCATCTATGGATGAAACAGGAATCGGATTTTCTACCATCTCTACCGATTCGGCGGGAGATAGAACAAAGGCAACCTGTAAAACCAATACAAAGCAACTTACAACAAACAGCAAGCTGGCAGCCGTTTTTCTCATGAAACCCCACCTCTCTATATGATCTCTTTCTGTTGGGGCTAGAGCCATTCTGGCTCATTGTGTTACATCCTCCCATAATCGCAAACAATTGGATAGATCGACCTCATTGTATCCAACCGCTGATAGCTGGTTAATAGGAAGAATGAACCATTTGGCCTATCGATCCGAACTGCTTACCTTACAAAAGTGTAAGGAAACTGAAATGAAACGAAATGGCTTCCCTCGCCTCCTCTTCTCTACAATAGACATACAAGGACATGAGACCAGGGGAGATTACAGTGATGGAGACCGCACGAGAATACCAGCAAATGTACATGGAGTATTCCAATAAAATATATCGCTACTTTCGATGCCGGGTACCAAACGATTGGGATGCGGAAGACCTGACCTCCACCGTTTTCCTCAAGGTGTATTCCAAACGAGCGCAATACGATGGCCGGTATCCCTTTGGTGCCTGGATCTATCGCATCGCCCACAACACCTTGATTGATTTTTTGCGAAAAAAAACGGGAACAGCCCATCGGGACAGATGGTTTTGATACGACAGAAATGGATGAAGCCCTGCTGCCCGAGCAGCAGCTTCTAATCAAAGAATCGCGAAGCCAGCTATGGGAACAGGTATATTGTTTGACCACCGACCAGGCGAAGCTTCTTTCGCTCAAGTATCAGCGCGGTCTCAAAACCCGCGAGATCGCAGCCATCCTCGGAAAAAGCGTCAACTCCATTAAAGTGAGTCACTATCGGGCATTAAAACAATTGCAAAGACGGCTGGCCTTTCGACGTCAGCAATATGGGATGGAGACCTAATGCCATCCCTTTTTGGTATAGTAAGAGTAAGAATCAAATCGTGACGTAGCGGTCGCGAGTAAGGAGCACCCAAAGGGCACACGTTCTCGCTCCTGCATGGAAGCATTTCGACGTAGCGGTCGCGAGTAAGGAGGAGTTTCTGGCGATGTCGACCATTATGATTGTAGAGGACGATCCCAAAATCGTCCAACTGCTGAAAGCCCAGTTAGAGAAGTACGGATATGATGCAGCTGAAGTAACGCAGTTTGACCGCGTTTTAGAAGATTTTACGGAGAGAAATCCGGACCTGGTGCTGCTTGATGTCAATCTGCCCAAGTACGATGGCTTTTACTGGTGTCGGCAGATCCGTTCCGTCTCCACCTGTCCGATCTTGTTTATCTCTGCACGGGACAGCAAAATGGATCAGGTGATGGCCTTGGAGAACGGTGCAGATGATTACATCACGAAACCATTTGACTACGATGTTGTATTGGCTAAGATTGGCAGTCAGCTTCGGCGGGCCTACGGGATGTACGCATCCCCGAATAAAGAGCGGAAAATCGAAGTGGCCGGTTTGGCACTTTATCCGGAGCGGTTGGAACTGGGCTATCAAGAGCAAAAGGTGGAGTTGAGCAAAAAAGAAGCGCTGCTGCTGGAACTGCTGCTTTCCCAATCTCCTCGTGTAGTCAGTCGGGAACGGCTGTTGGAAAAGCTGTGGGACGAGCAGTTTGTCGATGAAAACACGTTAAATGTCTACATTACGCGCATGCGAGCAAAGCTGAAGGAATTAAACCTGGACGGTGTGATCGAGACGGTGCGCGGTGCCGGTTATCGGCTGAAGGTGACATGGGGGGACGATGATGCGCCTCTTCATTCGTGACCAGTTGTGGTTTCTGCTGCTGTTCGTGTTCCAGCTCACTCTTCTGCTGCTGATCTTCTGGTTGGACGGGTATTGGAACCCATGGGTTGTCGCCTACGCGGGATTCCTCTGTCTGTTTTTCGCTGCTGTCTACCTGCTCATCCGCTATCTCACTCATCGCCTCATCTATCAGCGGTTGAGTACACCCGTTGACGCTCTGGAAGAAGTGATGCAGCCGTTGGGGAATGCTCCGTTAGCCAGAGCCTTGGATGAGTCGTATCAACGACACTATCGCCTCTACAGCGAACAACTGCATCGCTATGAGCAGAAGCAGCGAGAGCACAATACCTTTATCCAGCAGTGGGTGCATCAGATGAAAACCCCTCTCTCCGTCATCCAACTGCTGCTGCAGGACCAAGACGACAGCCAGTCCGACAGTGTCCGTGAAGAGCTGGACCGACTAAAACGTGGGTTGGAGACAGTCCTCTATTTATCCCGTTTGGACCGGTTCGACCGCGATTTTGTGATTGAACCGGTCTCGCTGCGCTCGCTGGTTCAGCAGGTGCTCTCCGAAAACAAGCGATTGTTTATTCGCAACGAGGTATATCCCGAGCTGAGAGTAGACGCGCAGTGGCTGGTCGCTTCGGATGAGAAATGGCTGAGCTTCGTGCTCAATCAGTTAATCACCAACGCCGTCCGCTACTCAGCCGGCAAGAGCCGGAAGGTAAGCTTTGTCGCCTATCGACGGGGAACGAGCGTGGCGTTGGAAGTCATCGATTATGGGATTGGAATTCCCAAACAAGATCTGCAGCGCGTCTTTCAGCCCTATTTTACCGGCGAGAACGGCAGGAAGTATACGGAGTCGACAGGGATGGGATTGTACCTCGTGCGTGAGATATGCAGCCGTCTCGACCACGCTGTCGAACTGGAATCGGAACCAGGCAAAGGAACGATCGTCCGGATCCTCTTCACAACGGAAATCCCTACCTTACAATAACGTAAGATTGGTGAAAGCTAAATCGATTTGAAACAGCGCGGTGAATCGGTATCGTTAAGAGCGGAAACCACATCAACTACTCATTGAGATTGAAAGGAGAACCGCTATGGACATGCTACAAGTAAAGCGTCTCAGCAAAATCTACGGCGGCAAGATCACTTATCGCGCTCTCACCGACATTGACTTCACCATCCGCAAGGGAGAGTTCGTCGGGATCATGGGACCTTCAGGAAGTGGAAAAACCACTCTGCTCAATTTGATTTCGACGATTGACACCCCCACCTCAGGTGAGGTGCTGCTGAACGGGACCAACCCCCATCAGTTAAAACGTGGCAAGCTAGCCTTGTTTCGACGCCGTGAACTAGGTTTTGTCTTTCAGGATTTTAACCTGCTTGACACGTTGACGATCGGTGAGAACATCGTTCTGCCACTTACCCTGGACAAAACAAGCGTCGCAGAAATGGAGGAGAAACTGCGCACCGTGGCTGAAAAGCTGGGCATTGGCGAGATTCTCAACAAACGGACGTACGAAGTATCCGGCG contains these protein-coding regions:
- a CDS encoding MFS transporter gives rise to the protein MQNRVWLLFAILFLASFDMHAQLPFLSPYIASMGATSVMIGILLGAYSMSNLAGNLVAGPLLDRYSKKRWISAGLIAAGCLLAGHAYATTPQALFVLRLLLGFTMAFVTPACYALLGAIGKTEEEKGRVMAKNGMVITIASIVSPGIGGFLAAHVGYIGSFYTLGGVMLLAGLIAVMLLPQENRYEKRLRRHDSKLQGERSRVEPPRRRSPRPVEPSWLGTRVSPATIPVFASSFAITYAQGTIMYEIPLLIHRQGLPPTVTGLLFSLMGVGSLAVLSQLWINRLSTTWRSFIGLVGLGLVLYALAVESPLTLHLTMCLFGAGLGLLFPAMTTKLMQHSSTESYGSAFSLYSAVLSVGAIAGPLAAGALASSSDSFFLSFLVMFLAAISHLVWFGEQNGKTAPLIR
- a CDS encoding peptide chain release factor 3, which encodes MSTEQAKWKEEIAKRRTFAIISHPDAGKTTMTEKLLYYGGAIREAGMVKARKNSKFATSDWMEIEKKRGISVTSSAMEFSYKGHHINILDTPGHEDFSEDTYRTLTAADAAVMIIDAAKGVEAQTIKLFKVCRMRGIPIFTFINKLDRHGKDPFELLEELERVLGIRSYPMNWPIGMGSHLCGVYDRQKSRVELYEEGSDHREISFVEVSGPDDPRIGERVGSSLCEQLQEEVGLLDVAGDAYDAELIDKGELTPVFFGSAINNFGVQTFLDNFLSMAPAPSAKRSSIGPIDPYTRPFSGFIFKIQANMNPAHRDRVAFLRICSGRFERGMAVRHVRLGREIKLSQPLQFMAQDRAIVEESYAGDVIGLFDPGIFQIGDTLCIGESFEYEEMPHFSPEFFAKVTVKDAMKHKQFQKGIAQLTEEGTVQLFRTYPMEELIVGVVGVLQFEVLEHRLRAEYGVEILMQRLSYQIARWLDGDKATIDKLLNRSQTMRDRYNRPVMLFESEYQLRMAQEKYPDLAFHESSLGLKAAPV
- a CDS encoding carboxypeptidase M32, whose amino-acid sequence is MSSGNQEKLVRDFQEYVKKMVSYTQAISILHWDMRTQAPRKGMEARAQLISVLAGEHFSLSTAPQFGEYLEALSDPAIYNTLDPILQGTVRECKKDYERSRKLPPHLYKEFVLLTNQAETIWEEAREKSDFSLFRPYLEKIVQMSIQFVDYWGYEGNKYNTLLDIYEPGMTVDQLDQMFAALREKTVPLVSAIAASPHKPDSSCLTQSFALAEQEAFSRYILEQIGYDFQAGRIDRSVHPFATGFAPTDVRITTRYDQNHFNVALFSCIHEAGHAIYEQNISMDLFGTPLCDGASMGIHESQSRFWENMVGRSRGFWDHFYPDLLKAFPAQFSGVSIEQFYGAINEVTPSMIRVEADELTYNLHIMIRYEIEKGLINQTIEVGELPQIWNAKMKEYLDIVPQNDSDGVLQDVHWSGGSFGYFPTYSLGNVYAAQFAHTMKQQISGYEQLIANGQFEPIRSWLKKNIHQYGKLKSPSQLVQDVTGESVNADYLVDYLQSKYKAIYQL
- a CDS encoding RNA polymerase sigma factor; translated protein: METAREYQQMYMEYSNKIYRYFRCRVPNDWDAEDLTSTVFLKVYSKRAQYDGRYPFGAWIYRIAHNTLIDFLRKKTGTAHRDRWF
- a CDS encoding RNA polymerase sigma factor, which produces MDEALLPEQQLLIKESRSQLWEQVYCLTTDQAKLLSLKYQRGLKTREIAAILGKSVNSIKVSHYRALKQLQRRLAFRRQQYGMET
- a CDS encoding response regulator transcription factor, whose translation is MSTIMIVEDDPKIVQLLKAQLEKYGYDAAEVTQFDRVLEDFTERNPDLVLLDVNLPKYDGFYWCRQIRSVSTCPILFISARDSKMDQVMALENGADDYITKPFDYDVVLAKIGSQLRRAYGMYASPNKERKIEVAGLALYPERLELGYQEQKVELSKKEALLLELLLSQSPRVVSRERLLEKLWDEQFVDENTLNVYITRMRAKLKELNLDGVIETVRGAGYRLKVTWGDDDAPLHS
- a CDS encoding sensor histidine kinase; translation: MRLFIRDQLWFLLLFVFQLTLLLLIFWLDGYWNPWVVAYAGFLCLFFAAVYLLIRYLTHRLIYQRLSTPVDALEEVMQPLGNAPLARALDESYQRHYRLYSEQLHRYEQKQREHNTFIQQWVHQMKTPLSVIQLLLQDQDDSQSDSVREELDRLKRGLETVLYLSRLDRFDRDFVIEPVSLRSLVQQVLSENKRLFIRNEVYPELRVDAQWLVASDEKWLSFVLNQLITNAVRYSAGKSRKVSFVAYRRGTSVALEVIDYGIGIPKQDLQRVFQPYFTGENGRKYTESTGMGLYLVREICSRLDHAVELESEPGKGTIVRILFTTEIPTLQ
- a CDS encoding ABC transporter ATP-binding protein produces the protein MDMLQVKRLSKIYGGKITYRALTDIDFTIRKGEFVGIMGPSGSGKTTLLNLISTIDTPTSGEVLLNGTNPHQLKRGKLALFRRRELGFVFQDFNLLDTLTIGENIVLPLTLDKTSVAEMEEKLRTVAEKLGIGEILNKRTYEVSGGQQQRAAIARAIIHTPSLLLADEPTGNLDSKSSRNVMETLQKINETDGTTMLMVTHDPLAASYCHRLIFIKDGQLYNELYRGESRQAFFQKIIDALSMMGGDVHDLSSVRV